One genomic segment of Nonomuraea coxensis DSM 45129 includes these proteins:
- a CDS encoding glycosyltransferase family 2 protein, giving the protein MEEAPYVTIVLPCYNEQDHVIDEVERITRAMDSSGYTYELVAIDDCSTDATLARLHEAAPAYPHLRVRAFHRNGGSGTVRRIGSQEARGEIVVWTDADMTYPNERIPELVQILDKDPTIDQVVGARTSEEGSHKLLRVPAKFVIRKVAEMLAGQKIPDLNSGLRAFRKSVAKPYLRLLPPGFSCVTTITLSFLSNQHDIHYLPIEYAKRAGTSKFSFVSDAYRYILQVLRMIMYFNPLKVLMPPALWLVGIGFVKGVWDMFEHPFYFPANTVMIFLSGLLIGSVALLADLIVRSRGE; this is encoded by the coding sequence GTGGAAGAAGCGCCTTACGTCACCATCGTCCTGCCCTGCTACAACGAGCAGGACCACGTCATCGACGAGGTCGAGCGCATCACCAGGGCCATGGACTCCAGCGGCTACACCTACGAGCTGGTCGCCATCGACGACTGCTCCACCGACGCCACGCTGGCCCGCCTGCACGAGGCCGCGCCCGCCTACCCCCACCTGCGGGTGCGCGCCTTCCACCGCAACGGCGGCTCCGGCACCGTGCGCCGCATCGGCAGCCAGGAGGCCAGGGGCGAGATCGTCGTCTGGACCGACGCCGACATGACCTACCCCAACGAGCGCATCCCCGAGCTGGTGCAGATCCTCGACAAGGACCCCACGATCGACCAGGTGGTCGGCGCGCGCACCAGCGAGGAGGGCTCGCACAAGCTGCTGCGGGTGCCGGCCAAGTTCGTGATCCGCAAGGTCGCCGAGATGCTGGCCGGGCAGAAGATCCCCGACCTCAACTCGGGGCTGCGCGCCTTCCGCAAGTCGGTGGCCAAGCCCTACCTGCGGCTGCTGCCTCCCGGGTTCTCCTGCGTCACGACGATCACGCTGTCGTTCCTGTCCAACCAGCACGACATCCACTACCTGCCCATCGAGTACGCCAAGCGGGCCGGCACGTCGAAGTTCAGCTTCGTCTCCGACGCCTACCGCTACATCCTCCAGGTGCTGCGGATGATCATGTACTTCAACCCGCTCAAGGTGCTCATGCCGCCCGCGCTCTGGCTGGTGGGCATCGGGTTCGTCAAGGGCGTCTGGGACATGTTCGAGCACCCCTTCTACTTCCCCGCCAACACCGTCATGATCTTCCTGTCCGGGTTGCTCATCGGGTCCGTGGCGCTGCTGGCCGACCTGATCGTGCGCTCGCGGGGGGAATAG
- a CDS encoding CDP-alcohol phosphatidyltransferase family protein — protein MSGPSVADLRRVAQPAGHLERRNGEHWAGVLYMRRLSIYVTWLMARTRVTPNQLTWVMTVAGVLAGFVLALPGLWAAVAAALLIQVYLLLDCSDGELARWTGRTSLIGVYLDRVGAYFAEAAVLAGLGWRASAVLPDWYTVLGVAAALGAILIKAETDLVEVARAKGGLPAAGESGAVQFRSGLLGLGRRILSATKFHRIVQPIELSLLALATAVIDAVRGDLAATRVLLVACFVAACLQVVLHLVSILASRRLA, from the coding sequence ATGTCCGGACCTTCGGTAGCTGACCTGCGGCGGGTGGCCCAGCCCGCCGGCCATCTCGAGCGCAGGAACGGCGAGCACTGGGCCGGCGTGCTCTACATGCGCCGCCTGTCCATCTACGTCACCTGGCTCATGGCGCGGACCCGGGTCACCCCCAACCAGCTCACCTGGGTGATGACGGTGGCCGGGGTGCTGGCCGGGTTCGTGCTCGCCCTCCCCGGGCTCTGGGCGGCCGTGGCGGCCGCCCTGCTCATCCAGGTCTACCTGCTGCTCGACTGCTCCGACGGCGAGCTGGCCCGCTGGACCGGCCGCACCTCGCTGATCGGCGTCTACCTCGACCGGGTGGGCGCGTACTTCGCCGAGGCGGCGGTGCTGGCGGGGCTGGGCTGGCGGGCCTCGGCCGTGCTGCCCGACTGGTACACCGTGCTGGGGGTGGCCGCCGCGCTCGGCGCCATCCTCATCAAGGCCGAGACCGACCTGGTCGAGGTGGCGCGGGCCAAGGGCGGGCTGCCGGCGGCGGGGGAGTCGGGCGCGGTGCAGTTCCGCTCCGGGCTGCTCGGGCTGGGGCGGCGGATCCTGTCCGCCACCAAGTTCCACCGCATCGTGCAGCCGATCGAGCTGTCGCTGCTGGCCCTCGCGACCGCCGTGATCGACGCGGTGCGCGGCGACCTCGCGGCGACCCGGGTGCTGCTCGTGGCCTGCTTCGTCGCGGCTTGCCTACAAGTCGTCCTGCATTTGGTCAGCATCCTGGCGTCGCGGCGGCTGGCGTGA
- a CDS encoding glycosyltransferase family 2 protein: MKISCVILTMGNRVAELNRAVESALNQIDGDVEVVIVGNGADVPEVSATPPEGSSAVVKSIRLDRNTGIPAGRNRGVEECSGDVVLFLDDDGWYADQKLVAHVRDRFATEPDLAVISFRVMDPDGGIGQRRHVPRLRAGDPQRSSPVTTFLGGASAIRRSAFLQVGGLPERFFYAHEETDLAWRLLGEGYRIEYDAETVMYHPQVPPTRHTEFYRLNARNRVWLARRNLPWPLAVLYLTNWIVLTLIRERRSPAAIKAWFRGFAEGLRTPAGERRPMAWRTAWRMVKLGRPPIV; the protein is encoded by the coding sequence TTGAAGATCTCGTGCGTCATCCTCACCATGGGCAACCGGGTCGCGGAGCTGAACCGGGCGGTCGAGTCCGCGCTCAACCAGATCGACGGCGACGTCGAAGTGGTGATCGTGGGCAATGGCGCCGACGTGCCCGAGGTGTCGGCGACGCCACCCGAGGGGTCGTCCGCGGTCGTCAAATCGATCCGGCTCGACCGCAACACCGGCATCCCCGCCGGCCGCAACCGCGGCGTGGAGGAGTGCTCCGGAGACGTCGTGCTGTTCCTCGACGACGACGGCTGGTACGCCGACCAGAAGCTCGTCGCCCACGTCCGCGACCGCTTCGCCACCGAGCCCGACCTCGCGGTGATCTCCTTCCGGGTGATGGACCCCGACGGCGGCATCGGCCAGCGGCGGCACGTCCCCAGGCTGCGGGCCGGCGATCCGCAGCGCTCCTCGCCCGTCACCACGTTCCTCGGCGGCGCGTCGGCCATCAGGCGCTCGGCGTTCCTCCAGGTGGGCGGCCTGCCGGAGCGGTTCTTCTACGCCCACGAGGAGACCGACCTGGCCTGGCGGCTGCTCGGCGAGGGCTACCGCATCGAGTACGACGCCGAGACGGTGATGTACCACCCCCAGGTGCCGCCCACCCGGCACACCGAGTTCTACCGCCTCAACGCCCGCAACCGGGTCTGGCTGGCCCGGCGCAACCTGCCCTGGCCGCTGGCGGTGCTCTACCTCACCAACTGGATCGTGCTCACGCTCATCCGCGAACGCCGCTCGCCGGCCGCCATCAAGGCGTGGTTCCGCGGCTTCGCCGAAGGGCTGCGCACGCCCGCCGGCGAGCGCCGGCCGATGGCCTGGCGCACGGCGTGGCGCATGGTCAAGCTCGGCCGCCCGCCGATCGTCTGA
- a CDS encoding iron-containing alcohol dehydrogenase family protein, which yields MLPAPLTMQVRRGAVAELGALLADSRVATSGRVAVAVGPGQGDHIESLISPQLDEAEVFRVSDGTVDAAVSLGASLRKSAFEVVVGVGGGKTIDATKYAASLAGIPMVAVATNLSHDGICSPTASLVYEGGKGSFGVPMPLAILVDLDFVHAAPPTLVRAGVGDVVSNLSAIEDWQLGNVERGEPIDGLACSMARTAAEALIGRQDGIESDAFLTVLAESLILSGMSMVIAGSSRPASGGDHEILHAVDQLFPGTSNHGELAGIGSAFCFFLREDEARARQVVDCLRRHELPVVPGDIGLSTEQFAEAVALAPSTRPGRYTILEHLRMQDNEIRERVADYVRTFGS from the coding sequence ATGTTGCCGGCGCCGCTGACCATGCAGGTCAGGCGGGGCGCCGTGGCGGAGCTCGGCGCTCTGCTGGCCGACAGCAGGGTGGCGACCTCCGGCCGGGTCGCCGTCGCCGTCGGCCCGGGGCAGGGCGACCACATCGAGAGCCTGATCTCCCCGCAGCTCGACGAGGCCGAGGTGTTCCGGGTGTCCGACGGGACGGTCGACGCGGCCGTCTCGCTCGGGGCCTCCCTGCGCAAGAGCGCGTTCGAGGTCGTGGTCGGCGTGGGCGGCGGCAAGACCATCGACGCCACCAAGTACGCCGCCTCGCTGGCCGGCATCCCGATGGTCGCCGTGGCCACCAACCTCTCCCACGACGGCATCTGCTCGCCCACCGCCTCCCTCGTCTACGAGGGCGGCAAGGGCTCGTTCGGCGTGCCGATGCCGCTCGCCATCCTGGTCGACCTCGACTTCGTGCACGCCGCGCCCCCGACGCTGGTCCGGGCCGGCGTGGGCGACGTGGTGAGCAACCTGTCGGCGATCGAGGACTGGCAGCTCGGCAACGTCGAGCGCGGCGAGCCCATCGACGGCCTGGCCTGCTCGATGGCGCGCACCGCGGCCGAGGCGCTCATCGGGCGCCAGGACGGCATCGAGTCCGACGCCTTCCTGACCGTGCTGGCCGAGTCGCTGATCCTGTCGGGCATGTCGATGGTGATCGCTGGGTCGTCCCGGCCCGCGAGCGGCGGCGACCATGAGATCCTGCATGCCGTGGATCAGCTCTTCCCCGGCACCTCCAACCACGGCGAGCTCGCCGGCATCGGCTCCGCCTTCTGCTTCTTCCTCCGAGAGGACGAGGCGCGGGCGAGGCAGGTCGTCGACTGCCTGCGCCGGCACGAGCTGCCGGTGGTGCCGGGCGACATCGGGCTGAGCACCGAGCAGTTCGCCGAGGCCGTGGCGCTGGCTCCGTCCACCCGTCCCGGCCGCTACACGATCCTGGAGCACCTCCGCATGCAGGACAACGAGATCCGTGAGCGGGTGGCGGACTATGTCCGGACCTTCGGTAGCTGA
- a CDS encoding glycosyltransferase family 4 protein, with translation MRIAIVGPTYPYKGGGAQHTTELAHRLAALGHDVVIESWRAQYPSFLYPGQQTISAPEGTPYPATARRLDWRRPDGWFAAGRRMRAADLVVLAVLSPVQVPAYLGILAGLGRRTPALALCHNVLPHERKPYDRPLMKALLKRVDAVLAHSEEQAGLARALAPTPVRVAGLPPHLPSAGAAGDAEVRGRLLFFGMVRPYKGLDLLLRALPDDVSLTVAGEFWGGLDETEALIRELGLGDRVELRPGYVPADDVPKLFAAADALVLPYRSATASQNVWLAHEHGVPVIATRVGALADHVTDGVDGLLVEPGDAGALRAAIERFYVSGEPERLRSGVKAVDPEPFWSAYTAALLGASTGRA, from the coding sequence GTGCGGATCGCGATCGTCGGGCCGACCTACCCGTACAAAGGGGGCGGCGCGCAGCACACCACCGAGCTGGCGCACCGGCTGGCCGCGCTCGGGCACGACGTGGTGATCGAGTCCTGGCGGGCCCAGTATCCGTCGTTCCTCTACCCGGGGCAGCAGACGATCTCCGCGCCCGAGGGCACCCCCTATCCCGCGACCGCGCGCCGGCTCGACTGGCGCCGCCCCGACGGCTGGTTCGCCGCCGGGCGGCGGATGCGCGCGGCCGACCTCGTGGTGCTGGCCGTGCTGAGCCCGGTGCAGGTCCCGGCCTACCTGGGCATCCTCGCCGGCCTCGGCCGCCGGACCCCCGCGCTCGCCCTCTGCCACAACGTGCTGCCGCACGAGCGCAAGCCCTACGACAGGCCGCTCATGAAGGCCCTGCTCAAGCGGGTGGACGCGGTGCTCGCCCACTCCGAGGAGCAGGCCGGGCTGGCCCGCGCGCTGGCTCCCACGCCGGTCCGGGTGGCCGGGCTGCCGCCGCATCTGCCCTCGGCCGGGGCGGCGGGGGACGCCGAGGTGCGCGGGCGGCTGCTGTTCTTCGGCATGGTGCGCCCGTACAAGGGGCTGGACCTGCTGCTGCGGGCGCTGCCCGACGACGTCTCGCTGACCGTCGCCGGGGAGTTCTGGGGCGGGCTGGACGAGACCGAGGCGCTGATCCGCGAGCTCGGCCTCGGCGACCGGGTGGAGCTGCGGCCCGGCTATGTGCCCGCGGACGACGTGCCGAAGCTGTTCGCCGCCGCCGACGCGCTCGTGCTGCCCTACCGCAGCGCCACCGCCAGCCAGAACGTGTGGCTGGCGCACGAGCACGGCGTCCCGGTGATCGCGACACGGGTGGGCGCGCTCGCCGACCACGTCACCGACGGCGTGGACGGGCTGCTCGTCGAGCCGGGCGACGCCGGCGCGCTGCGCGCGGCCATCGAGCGCTTCTACGTCTCCGGCGAGCCGGAGAGGTTGCGGTCGGGGGTCAAGGCGGTCGATCCCGAGCCGTTCTGGTCGGCGTACACGGCGGCGCTGCTCGGCGCCTCGACCGGCCGGGCCTGA
- a CDS encoding glycosyltransferase family 39 protein translates to MERRLLPGRALAALSVAPALAVAGWLLAGLPLLLLGRFAPLPALLLGLPAAAFLTWAGTRARAGEGVGETAWWQVAAVTAIAVASGVFNAVLHSEQLAVRRDPATYAQYTAWIARHGALPIDVRPEAFGGADPALVFESAGLYRVDGGVEPQFMPGAPMLFALGDWLGAPFVMPAVLGALAVLTVAGVTARLAGARWAAVAAAAFAVSLPVLYTSRTTFSEIPSLILLFGGLALTYDALERPDGRAGWWRGALAGLVFGLAVLVRIDGLRDVLPVLAFSGLLVAMRRAGRPRGALGPPLLAGLAAGAGLGMLAAYLLSRSYLDYLSGSVRPLLLVCAAVLALTAAGTAAAPLLARLRPPRWAPAAGAGLVVLLMAALYARPWFQTVTRDPVTGDDRRTFEMIEVIQRANGLPADGRRLYFEQSLHWVAWYVGLPALVLATLAAALLTRRLLRDGTPFAWLLPLAVIGWTTVTTLVRPEITPDHPWAARRLVPVVIPGLVVLAAYGLDRVRAWSGGRRWVSALAVAAVLAPPAVTSIGTAFTPIERGEAAAVAAMCARLPERASVLIVERVTGERFTQVVRGMCGLPTARVARPAGMDVARDDETRRLAERVRAAGRVPVVLAAEADQVARYGAPVHVFALAARQDERSLLTPPDGTWSLRMNVWMAVMEGADVHSSPGRAQ, encoded by the coding sequence ATGGAACGTCGTCTCCTCCCCGGCCGGGCGCTCGCCGCGCTGTCCGTCGCGCCCGCTCTGGCCGTGGCGGGCTGGCTGCTGGCCGGGCTGCCGCTGCTGCTGCTCGGCCGGTTCGCGCCGCTGCCCGCGCTGCTGCTCGGCCTGCCCGCCGCCGCCTTCCTGACCTGGGCGGGAACACGGGCGCGCGCCGGGGAAGGCGTGGGGGAGACCGCCTGGTGGCAGGTCGCGGCGGTGACGGCGATCGCCGTGGCGTCGGGCGTGTTCAACGCCGTCCTGCACAGCGAGCAACTGGCCGTCCGGCGCGACCCGGCGACCTACGCCCAGTACACCGCCTGGATCGCCCGCCACGGCGCGCTGCCGATCGACGTGCGCCCAGAGGCGTTCGGCGGGGCCGATCCCGCCCTGGTCTTCGAGAGCGCCGGGCTCTACCGGGTGGACGGTGGCGTGGAGCCGCAGTTCATGCCGGGGGCGCCGATGCTGTTCGCGCTCGGCGACTGGCTGGGCGCGCCTTTCGTGATGCCCGCCGTGCTGGGGGCGCTCGCCGTGCTCACCGTGGCCGGGGTGACCGCCCGGCTGGCGGGGGCGCGGTGGGCGGCCGTCGCGGCGGCGGCGTTCGCGGTCAGCCTGCCGGTCCTCTACACCTCGCGGACCACGTTCAGCGAGATCCCGTCGCTGATCCTGCTGTTCGGCGGGCTGGCGCTCACGTACGACGCGCTGGAGCGGCCCGACGGGCGGGCGGGATGGTGGCGGGGCGCGCTCGCGGGGCTCGTCTTCGGGCTGGCCGTGCTGGTGCGGATCGACGGGCTGCGGGACGTGCTGCCGGTGCTGGCCTTCTCCGGGCTGCTGGTCGCGATGCGGCGGGCCGGCCGGCCACGGGGGGCGCTCGGGCCGCCGCTGCTGGCCGGGCTGGCGGCGGGGGCGGGGCTCGGGATGCTGGCGGCGTACCTGCTGTCGCGGTCCTACCTGGACTACCTGTCGGGTTCGGTACGGCCGCTGCTGCTCGTCTGCGCCGCCGTGCTCGCGCTCACCGCGGCGGGCACGGCCGCCGCGCCCCTGCTGGCCCGCCTCAGGCCGCCGCGCTGGGCGCCGGCGGCCGGGGCGGGGCTCGTCGTGCTGCTCATGGCCGCCCTGTACGCCCGCCCGTGGTTCCAGACCGTCACCCGCGACCCGGTGACCGGCGACGACCGGCGCACGTTCGAGATGATCGAGGTCATCCAGCGGGCCAACGGCCTGCCGGCCGACGGCCGCCGCCTCTACTTCGAGCAGTCCCTGCACTGGGTCGCCTGGTACGTCGGCCTCCCCGCGCTCGTGCTGGCCACGCTCGCGGCGGCGCTGCTCACCCGGCGGCTGCTGCGCGACGGCACGCCGTTCGCCTGGCTGCTGCCGCTCGCGGTGATCGGGTGGACGACGGTCACCACGCTGGTCCGGCCCGAGATCACGCCCGACCATCCCTGGGCGGCCCGCCGCCTGGTCCCGGTCGTGATCCCGGGGCTGGTGGTGCTGGCCGCGTACGGGCTGGACCGGGTGCGCGCGTGGAGCGGCGGCCGGCGCTGGGTGAGCGCGCTCGCGGTCGCGGCCGTGCTGGCGCCGCCCGCCGTGACCTCGATCGGCACCGCGTTCACGCCGATCGAGCGGGGGGAGGCGGCGGCGGTGGCGGCCATGTGCGCGCGGCTGCCCGAGCGGGCGTCGGTGCTGATCGTCGAACGGGTCACCGGCGAGCGGTTCACCCAGGTCGTCCGGGGGATGTGCGGCCTGCCGACGGCGCGGGTGGCGCGGCCCGCCGGCATGGACGTGGCACGCGACGACGAGACGCGGCGGCTCGCGGAGCGGGTGCGGGCGGCCGGCCGGGTGCCGGTCGTGCTGGCCGCCGAGGCCGACCAGGTCGCGAGGTACGGCGCCCCCGTGCACGTCTTCGCCCTCGCCGCCCGCCAGGACGAACGCTCGCTCCTGACCCCTCCGGACGGCACGTGGTCGCTGCGGATGAACGTGTGGATGGCGGTCATGGAGGGAGCCGATGTGCACTCTTCTCCTGGCAGGGCACAGTAA
- a CDS encoding acyltransferase family protein: protein MPGSEAGGPDATATAGAGTAAGARAGAAVGVGEGAEPEGRPRAEAEPPRRRRDPFLDNVKFVLIALVVVGHSLVPTLAADSSRALYIFIYTFHMPLFVLISGYLSRNFWNSNAKTNKLVDTFLVPYVIVEVGYAALRTALGSKWSLTIIDPAWLNWYLLALLFWRLSTPVWKRMKYPVPVAIAIYLFAGFSQISGDFSMDRFFGLMPFFVIGLVMQPEHFEMLNRRWIKIVSVFTILGAAAVAILVAPHAKLGPFYYKNSYADLNLSWYMGLGLRTALLICALAMCLAVLALVPRGETWFSDLGTRTLYCYLLHGIPVLIAKEMGWLEFPWLFGPLGVLAIACSCFALAIILCLPETRTLFKWVLEPRLTWLYRRPSTKLSAGS, encoded by the coding sequence GTGCCGGGGTCCGAGGCCGGCGGTCCGGACGCGACCGCGACGGCCGGAGCCGGGACCGCGGCCGGGGCCCGAGCCGGAGCCGCGGTCGGCGTGGGCGAGGGGGCCGAGCCGGAGGGCCGGCCGCGGGCCGAGGCGGAGCCGCCGCGCCGCCGCCGCGACCCGTTCCTCGACAACGTCAAGTTCGTCCTGATCGCGCTCGTCGTCGTGGGCCACTCCCTGGTGCCCACGCTCGCCGCCGACAGCTCACGGGCGCTCTACATCTTCATCTACACCTTCCACATGCCGCTGTTCGTGCTGATCAGCGGCTACCTGTCCAGGAACTTCTGGAACTCCAACGCCAAGACCAACAAGCTGGTCGACACGTTCCTGGTCCCGTACGTCATCGTCGAGGTCGGCTACGCCGCGCTCCGCACCGCGCTGGGCAGCAAGTGGAGCCTGACCATCATCGACCCGGCCTGGCTCAACTGGTATCTGCTGGCCCTGCTGTTCTGGCGGCTGTCCACGCCGGTGTGGAAGCGCATGAAGTACCCGGTGCCGGTGGCGATCGCCATCTACCTGTTCGCCGGGTTCTCCCAGATCTCCGGCGACTTCAGCATGGACCGCTTCTTCGGCCTGATGCCGTTCTTCGTGATCGGCCTGGTGATGCAGCCCGAGCACTTCGAGATGCTCAACCGGCGCTGGATCAAGATCGTGTCGGTGTTCACGATCCTCGGCGCGGCCGCCGTGGCGATCCTCGTGGCCCCGCACGCCAAGCTCGGCCCGTTCTACTACAAGAACAGCTACGCCGACCTCAACCTGTCCTGGTACATGGGTCTCGGCCTGCGCACGGCGCTGCTGATCTGCGCCCTCGCGATGTGCCTCGCCGTGCTGGCGCTGGTCCCGAGGGGCGAGACGTGGTTCTCCGACCTCGGCACCCGCACGCTCTACTGCTACCTGCTGCACGGCATCCCGGTGCTGATCGCCAAGGAGATGGGCTGGCTGGAGTTCCCGTGGCTGTTCGGGCCGCTGGGCGTGCTGGCCATCGCGTGCAGCTGCTTCGCGCTGGCGATCATCCTGTGCCTGCCGGAGACCAGGACGCTCTTCAAGTGGGTGCTTGAGCCGCGCCTGACCTGGCTCTACCGGCGGCCCTCGACGAAGCTGAGCGCCGGAAGTTAG
- a CDS encoding acetoacetate decarboxylase family protein, with product MASQLIQGRTVEFPVRVRDAQVCSAVYPVRADAARAVIAYSGLDVAEALPGKAVCVLMFVDYRDGDLDAYHEFGMAFLVRPPGVAGSAGPAELRRAGVFVHWLPVDQGFTLEAGRTLWGFPKELADIELRLRSPYKRCVLRKDGRLVLDLLIKPGVPVPGATAMAPMDAYTHRDGVTRRVPWSVRARGARVRPGGALIRLGNHPIAKELSELGLPKRALFSTTVARAEMTFREASRA from the coding sequence ATGGCATCGCAACTGATCCAGGGCCGGACGGTGGAGTTCCCCGTCCGGGTGCGGGACGCGCAGGTGTGCAGTGCCGTCTACCCGGTTCGTGCCGACGCCGCGCGGGCGGTGATCGCCTACTCCGGCCTCGACGTGGCCGAGGCGCTGCCCGGCAAGGCCGTCTGCGTGCTGATGTTCGTCGACTACCGTGACGGCGACCTCGACGCCTACCACGAGTTCGGCATGGCGTTCCTGGTCCGGCCGCCGGGCGTGGCGGGCTCGGCGGGGCCCGCCGAGCTGCGGCGGGCGGGGGTGTTCGTGCACTGGCTGCCGGTGGACCAGGGGTTCACGCTGGAGGCGGGGCGCACGCTGTGGGGGTTCCCGAAGGAGCTGGCGGACATCGAGCTGCGGCTCCGGTCGCCGTACAAGCGGTGTGTGCTGCGCAAGGACGGCCGGCTCGTGCTCGACCTGCTGATCAAGCCCGGCGTTCCGGTGCCGGGGGCGACGGCGATGGCGCCGATGGACGCCTACACGCACCGCGACGGCGTCACCCGGCGGGTGCCCTGGTCCGTACGGGCGCGCGGCGCGCGGGTGCGGCCGGGCGGGGCGCTGATCCGCCTGGGCAACCATCCGATCGCCAAGGAGCTGAGCGAGCTGGGGCTGCCCAAGCGGGCGTTGTTCAGCACGACGGTCGCGCGGGCGGAGATGACCTTCCGCGAGGCGTCGCGCGCCTGA
- a CDS encoding LCP family protein, with product MSDYRIAPVVDTAQQGYRSAPTQPGSRMARRAAAAGGASPTPPPPPPPPGDGPPRGHRAGGGGSGGGGNKMRVLAWVSIGVTAVMVAGSLTAYAMVRDAFGNITQKSVKDDIINPRPPDTGALNVLLVGSDTRAGAGNARYGQKTARLADAGGKRTDTIILMHISPNRDRARLISFPRDSMVQIPKCKNETTKQEMPPRRDMINSAYNSGGVACTISTIETLTGIRVNHFVEVDFSGFKNIVDALGGIEICLKTAVNDKASKLALPAGKSLLDGEKALGYVRLRKYGDGSDIQRIRRQQIFLSKVVAKATSSELLTDPGKLTDFIGAAAGSVTMDPELANDPQQLIQIAMSAKQLTAGGVQFTTIPWMPDPQDENRVVWKEPDATKLFTSIKTDTEVATPSPSSSAGTGRPKVSVKPEQVKVQVLNGTKTVGKAREVADQLAEQGFTVVGLGNYEAPGGIGLAKSEVHYAKTSETAPDYAATLAGAVLPKPTAAAGRVKATNPSAYTAATAAVGTAAGSAPKSVPVIQLVVGEDFDSVKVTKLPDSVKNSTITAADQKNVCT from the coding sequence ATGAGTGACTACAGGATCGCGCCGGTAGTCGACACCGCACAGCAGGGCTACCGTTCGGCGCCCACCCAGCCCGGCAGCAGGATGGCGCGCAGGGCCGCCGCCGCCGGCGGCGCGAGCCCCACGCCACCGCCGCCTCCCCCTCCGCCCGGCGACGGACCGCCGCGCGGCCACCGCGCCGGCGGCGGCGGGAGCGGGGGCGGCGGCAACAAGATGCGGGTGCTGGCCTGGGTCAGCATCGGCGTCACCGCGGTCATGGTGGCGGGCTCGCTGACCGCCTACGCGATGGTCCGCGACGCCTTCGGCAACATCACCCAGAAGAGCGTCAAGGACGACATCATCAACCCCCGGCCCCCGGACACCGGCGCGCTCAACGTGCTGCTCGTCGGCTCCGACACGCGGGCGGGCGCGGGCAACGCGAGATACGGCCAGAAGACCGCCCGGCTGGCCGACGCGGGCGGCAAGCGCACCGACACGATCATCCTCATGCACATCTCGCCCAACCGCGACCGGGCCCGGCTGATCAGCTTCCCGCGCGACTCCATGGTGCAGATCCCCAAGTGCAAGAACGAGACCACCAAGCAGGAGATGCCGCCGCGCCGCGACATGATCAACTCGGCGTACAACTCGGGCGGCGTCGCCTGCACCATCTCCACCATCGAGACCCTCACCGGCATCCGCGTCAACCACTTCGTCGAGGTCGACTTCAGCGGCTTCAAGAACATCGTGGACGCCCTCGGCGGCATCGAGATCTGCCTCAAGACCGCCGTCAACGACAAGGCCAGCAAACTCGCCCTGCCCGCCGGCAAGAGCCTGCTCGACGGCGAGAAGGCGCTCGGCTACGTACGTCTGCGCAAGTACGGCGACGGCAGCGACATCCAGCGCATCCGCCGCCAGCAGATCTTCCTCAGCAAGGTCGTCGCCAAGGCCACCAGCAGCGAGCTGCTCACCGACCCCGGCAAGCTCACGGACTTCATCGGCGCGGCCGCCGGCTCGGTCACCATGGACCCCGAGCTCGCCAACGACCCCCAGCAGCTCATCCAGATCGCGATGAGCGCCAAGCAGCTCACGGCGGGCGGCGTGCAGTTCACCACCATCCCGTGGATGCCCGACCCGCAGGACGAGAACCGCGTGGTGTGGAAGGAACCCGACGCCACCAAGCTGTTCACCTCGATCAAGACCGACACCGAGGTCGCCACCCCGTCGCCCTCCTCCAGCGCGGGCACCGGCAGGCCGAAGGTGTCGGTCAAGCCCGAGCAGGTCAAGGTGCAGGTCCTCAACGGCACCAAGACCGTCGGCAAGGCCCGCGAGGTCGCCGACCAGCTCGCCGAGCAGGGCTTCACCGTCGTCGGCCTCGGCAACTACGAGGCGCCGGGCGGCATCGGCCTGGCCAAGTCCGAGGTCCATTACGCCAAGACGTCGGAGACGGCCCCCGACTACGCCGCCACGCTGGCGGGCGCGGTCCTGCCCAAGCCGACGGCGGCGGCCGGGCGGGTCAAGGCGACCAACCCGTCGGCGTACACGGCCGCGACCGCCGCCGTCGGCACCGCCGCCGGCAGCGCGCCGAAGAGCGTGCCGGTCATCCAGCTCGTGGTGGGTGAGGACTTCGACTCGGTCAAGGTCACCAAGCTGCCGGACAGTGTGAAGAACAGCACCATCACCGCCGCCGACCAGAAGAACGTCTGCACCTGA